One genomic region from Rhinoraja longicauda isolate Sanriku21f chromosome 34, sRhiLon1.1, whole genome shotgun sequence encodes:
- the LOC144609572 gene encoding histone H4-like encodes MKTLVPLMMMMLRGKGGKGLGKGGAKRHRKVLRDNIQGITKPAIRRLARRGGVKRISGLIYEETRGVLKVFLENVIRDAVTYTEHAKRKTVTAMDVVYALKRQGRTLYGFGG; translated from the exons ATGAAGACCTTGGTACCGTTAATGATGATGATGTTGAG agGGAAAGGAGGCAAAGGACTGGGCAAAGGCGGAGCCAAGCGGCATCGGAAAGTACTTCGCGACAATATCCAGGGCATCACCAAACCAGCCATCCGCCGCCTGGCTCGGCGTGGCGGTGTCAAGCGAATCTCGGGTCTCATCTACGAGGAGACCCGCGGGGTGCTGAAAGTTTTCCTGGAGAATGTGATCCGGGATGCGGTCACCTACACCGAGCACGCCAAGCGTAAGACGGTCACtgccatggatgtggtgtacgctcTGAAACGCCAGGGCCGCACTCTCTATGGGTTCGGCGGCTGA
- the LOC144609441 gene encoding uncharacterized protein LOC144609441: MRPQTVRSIERSFTCSECGKRFNRPSHLKIHQWVHSRERPFTCSECGKGFAQSSKLLIHQRVHTGDRPFICSECGKGFTQSSALLTHQRVHTGERPYTCSECGKAFSRSSGLLAHQRIHTGERPFTCSECGKEFAQSVKLLIHQRAHTGERPFICSECGGRFTESSALLIHQQIHTGERPFTCSECGKGFRRSSCLKTHQRVHTGERPFICLDCGERFTRSSVLLTHRRIHTGERPYACPECGKAFSHSSGLQTHQRIHTGERPFTCSECGKGFSRSSSLQTHQRIHTGERPFICAECGKGFSRSSSLQTHQRVHTGERPFICAECGKRFTDSSKLLTHQQLHTGERPCACTACGKVFSRSLYLRRHQRIHTGGGRSPAPSARRDSVDHATC, translated from the coding sequence ATGAGACCCCAGACAGTTCGCTCCATTGAGAGGTCATTCACGTGCTCTGAATGTGGGAAGCGATTCAACCGGCCATCTCATCTGAAGATCCACCAGTGGGTTCACTCAAGGGAGAgacccttcacctgctccgaatGTGGGAAGGGATTTGCACAATCATCCAAACTCCTCATTCACCAGCGTGTTCACACCGGAGATAGGCCGTTCATCTGCTCTGAGTGCGGGAAGGGGTTCACTCAGTCATCGGCCCTTCTGACACACCAGCgggttcacaccggggagagaccGTACACTTGCTCTGAGTGCGGGAAGGCATTCAGCCGATCGTCCGGCCTGCTGGCGCACCAGCGAATACACACCGGGGAGAGACcattcacctgctctgagtgtgggaaggaatttgCACAATCAGTCAAACTCCTCATCCACCAGCGTGCTCACACTGGAGAGAGGCCGTTcatctgctctgagtgtgggGGGAGGTTCACTGAGTCATCAGCCCTTCTGATACACCAACaaattcacaccggggagagaccgttcacctgctctgagtgtgggaagggattcaggCGGTCATCTTGTCTGAAGACCCACCAGCgggttcacaccggggagagaccATTCATCTGCTTGGATTGTGGGGAGAGGTTCACTCGGTCATCGGTCCTTCTGACACACCGAcgaattcacactggggagagacCGTATGCTTGTCCTGAGTGCGGGAAGGCATTCAGTCATTCTTCCGGCCTGCAGACGCACCAGCGAATACACACCGGGGAGAGAccgttcacctgctctgagtgtgggaagggattcagtcGGTCATCTAGTCTACAGACCCACCAGCGGATTCACACCGGGGAAAGACCATTCATCTGTGCTGAGTGTGGGAAAGGATTCAGCCGGTCATCTAGTCTACAGACCCACCAGCGGGTTCACACAGGGGAAAGACCATTCATCTGTGCTGAGTGTGGGAAGAGATTCACAGACTCATCGAAGCTGTTGACACACCAGCAACTTCACACTGGGGAGAGACCGTGCGCTTGCACCGCATGCGGGAAAGTATTCAGTCGATCATTGTACCTGCGGAGACACCAGCGAATACatacaggaggaggccgttcacctgctccgagTGCGAGAAGGGATTCAGTCGACCATGCGACTTGCTGA